The nucleotide sequence GCTGTCGGAGATCGTCGACCTCGCCACCCAGCCGGTCGACGCCGCGACCGGGCCGCTGGAGCCGGAGGACCTCGACGACGCGAACGGCGACGGCTCCGCCGTCGAGGCCGGTGCGACCGGGGGACCACTCGGTCCCGGTGGCACCGAGCCGTCCGGACCGCACGGCCCGGACGGGCGGGACGGCCGCGACGCCGACCAGGCCCGTGCCGCGGTCGCCGCCGGCACGGCCGCCGGAGCCGGGGCCGCGGGTGGCGCCGCCACGGGCTCCGCCGCGTCCGCCCGCGGGTCACGCCGCCGGCGCGCCCGCGCCGCCGCGGACCGCGCCCTGCACTCCCGGCGCGGGGCCCTCGCCATCGCCGCGATGGTCGCCCTCGTCCTCGTGAGCGTCGCCCTCGGCGTCCGCGCGTTCCAGACCGGCGACGAGCTCACCGCGACCGGCATCGTCGGGGCGCCCGTCGACGTGCCCCGCACCGCCGGTCTCACCGTCGAGGCGGCGACGGAACGGCTCACCTCCGCGGGGCTCGCCGTCGGCAACACCGAGACGCTGCCGAGCTCGGAGGTGCCGCGCGGCGCCGTCCTCGGCACCGACCCGTCGGCGGGGGAGACCGCACCCACCGGCACCGAGGTGGTCCTCATCATCTCGAGCGGCCCGGACTCCACGTCGGTGCCGAACCTGCGCGGGGACACCCTCGCCCAGGCCCGGGACCGGCTCGCGCAGGCGCGGCTCGAGGTGGGGGAGGTCCTCGAGGTGCCGTCGACGTCCGCGCTCGGCACCGTCATAGAGTCCGACCCCGGCCTCGGCGAGCTGCAGCCGGAGGGCAGCGCCGTCAACCTCATCGTCGCGAGCGGCAGCAACCTCGTGCCGGCCGTCGTCGGGCTCGACCAGGGGGACGCCGTCGCGCAGGTGACGGGCGCCGGCTTCGAGGTGGAGGTCGTGGAGGAGCAGGCGCCGGACCGTCCGGGTCTCGTCATCGACATGCAGCCGGGTGCGGCGACCGACCAGCGGCTCGGCTCGACCGTCACCCTCGTCGTGTCCGCGAGCGCGAACAGCGCCCCGCTGCGGGTCACCGAGACCGCGCGCGCGACGACGACGCAGCGCGCGACCGCCACGGCCACCGCCACGACGACCGCGACGGCCACCGCGACGACGACGGCCACCGCGACGACCACGGCGCTGCGCACGCTCACGAGCACCGTCACCGCGACGAGCACCGTGACGACGACCGTCACCGAGCCGGGAGCGCCTGGTGACCCCGCCCCGCCCGCCGCGCCCTGAGCACGGTGCAGGACGGGCGCGGCGGCGTCGGTAGGCTCGGGTGCCGGTCGGGTACGCCCACCGCCGGAGCCCCCCGCTCACCGGCTCACGCCCCCTGACGAAGGAGCCCTCCCGTGGCCACCATCGAAGCCATCGGCGCCCGCGAGATCCTCGACTCCCGCGGCAACCCCACGGTCGAGGTCGAGGTCGAGCTCGACGACGGCACGCTCGAGCGCGCGGCCGTGCCGTCCGGTGCGAGCACCGGCGCGTTCGAGGCGGTCGAGCGCCGCGACGGCGACTCCTCCCGCTACCTCGGCAAGGGCGTCCAGAACGCCGTCGACGCGGTCCTCGACGAGATCGGTCCCGAGCTCGTCGGGTACGACGCCGACGAGCAGCGCCTCGTCGACCAGGCGATGCTCGACCTCGACGGCACCCCGAACAAGGGCACGATCGGCGCCAACGCGATCCTCGGCGTCTCCCTCGCCGTCGCGAAGGCCGCCGCCGCCTCCGCCGGTCTCCCGCTGTTCCGCTACGTCGGCGGGCCGAACGCGCACGTGCTGCCCGTGCCGATGATGAACATCCTCAACGGCGGCGCCCACGCCGACTCCGGCGTCGACATCCAGGAGTTCATGGTCGCCCCCATCAGCGCGCCGTCGTTCGCCGAGGCC is from Aquipuribacter nitratireducens and encodes:
- a CDS encoding protein kinase domain-containing protein, whose translation is MIGARPVLDGRYELGEPLGSGGMAVVRRARDLRLGREVAVKLLYPEVAIDPEAMAAFRAEAMSAARLNHPGVVAVHDVGEAVVDGAARPYLVMEMIEGQPLSHLLVDGTPLTVERSLEIGVDVTSALAHAHERGLVHRDVTPGNLMVLRDGSVKVTDFGIARAMPALVVDDSEEEWTEELAEAGSGFGNVAYLSPEQARRGFVDARSDLYSVGCLLMTMLTGYPPFRGSAKDVVRHHLRTLPPTPSSRRPGLVPALDVIVGRALEKDPWQRPQSAAEMRRDLLQVLSEIDAPAAWAAGAHGLATAVGPHEPQRLSEIVDLATQPVDAATGPLEPEDLDDANGDGSAVEAGATGGPLGPGGTEPSGPHGPDGRDGRDADQARAAVAAGTAAGAGAAGGAATGSAASARGSRRRRARAAADRALHSRRGALAIAAMVALVLVSVALGVRAFQTGDELTATGIVGAPVDVPRTAGLTVEAATERLTSAGLAVGNTETLPSSEVPRGAVLGTDPSAGETAPTGTEVVLIISSGPDSTSVPNLRGDTLAQARDRLAQARLEVGEVLEVPSTSALGTVIESDPGLGELQPEGSAVNLIVASGSNLVPAVVGLDQGDAVAQVTGAGFEVEVVEEQAPDRPGLVIDMQPGAATDQRLGSTVTLVVSASANSAPLRVTETARATTTQRATATATATTTATATATTTATATTTALRTLTSTVTATSTVTTTVTEPGAPGDPAPPAAP